TGTCTATTCTCAATTAACATAATTGttataaactaaaaaatttggCTTGCCAATTGCAGCTAGACATGAAGAGCGCAACGATCAGCATGGGTTCGTTTCACGAGAGTAAGTTGTCAAAATCAAGTGTGTAAGATGGAATATTTGAATAGCGTCATTCTAACCAATAGGTTCCGCCGTCGAGTAACCATCCCAGAAGGAGTCAATCACGAGTCGGTTACTTCCACCATATCCCCTGAAggaattttaacaattttggctCCTAAAATGATGCTTGAAGGTAAGAAATATTGTCAAAAGGAACCTCCTTGTTATTGATTTCCGGTTGTTAAATATTGCAGGCTCTAACGAACGGGTCATTCCTATTACAATGGCCCCGGCAGCTGGGTCGCATCACACATCGCATGCTTCTCTGCATTCAGCGCATCAAACCGGGTCATCCAAATAAGTTGctgaaaggaagaagaagaaagtaggCTATTGTCGAAATGATATAATGGCCATAATCGTGGATGTTACTGATTGTTTAACACTTCCTGGTGTAATGAAACAAAGCGTTACGTCGGTTGCATGCCTTAATCGAGAtcgaaataaatgaaattgatgaaatattctttttttttctacgcatattttttaaaacttagctactgtttgaaataaaataaaggccCTAAATATTTATCAAACTAAAATGGAACGCATTTATTCAGTAATTTTATCGTACAGGGAAAAAACAGTGGGAATAGGGATAGCAAAAAAGTTATGCTTCCAATCACACAACAGGGAAACGATTCTGAAGGAATTTGAGAAAAACGGGGAAATTTCACGCTAAACTGTTCCAAATCTGAAAACGTTTTTCGGAACGAAATTTGTCTTCAGCCGGGGTTGACATCGAATTCTGTAGAAGGCATTGAGAATAGAGAGCCACAAATAAATTACTAGTCAATTTTTGAAGTTGCTTCAACATATCCCAGTCCTTTGCATTGCACCCAGTGTTTGTGTAGACAAGCTCCAATGAGTTCTGAATTTCATGTAGCAATGAAGCAAGCTTTGAGTCACTTAAGTCTTTGGTCAActgtaatttcaaaaaagagaaattagaAAACATGCATACAAATTAAGTTATGTGTTAAACTCACTTCTatagtttcatttttgaaggCATCAAGTAAACATATGAGATTCCATTCCACAGGATAAAGTTCCAGATCCATTGGCTTTTGAGTGAGCTCAGTGCGAAGTTTCCTTATGCAGCAAATGTTATCCCAACACTTCCTCATCACATGTGTGTACTTCACCATTGCATAAGCCTCTTTAATAGTTAGTGCTGATGATGGATTGGGCTTACTTTTGAGATCTCCACCATGACTGACTGCACTTGAGAGAATTCCAGTTTTAGGTTTTGCACTCTATAAATAGAtttgaaatcttttaattAAGAATTTTCATTGAATTCAGCAGGTGTGTATTGTACTCACCCATCGTGAATCTTGAAACCTAGATGCAAGATCTTCAGTAACAAGCGTAAAGTCATCTTCAATGTAGCACCCATCAAAAGATACATTAACAGCTGGCTTGAAGCTAAAAGGAGTATCATAGAGTTCACAAGAATAGCCTGATTCCATAGATtgctaaatataaaaaagggcaATTACTTAGATTAAtggaatttgataaaattataCAACGAAGAGAATGCTTACATTTTGAATAGATGTATTTACACTTGGCAGGTGTCTAAAACTCAGGTTAGAAAAAGTGATTCCCGAATCTTTTGATTGATCCAAGCTAAAACTATCTTTGAATCTAGTTCTCATTTCTTCAAAACTTTTGCTGTGAGAAACTGGAGAAAACTCATTCAAATCTTCACTTCCCAAAAGAGCTTCCAGTCCTTGAATAACGTGGTTATCGTTGCTATCcatctcgttttttttacagccaaaacaatttaaattcttatAGACGgacgttaatttttttgtatgaaaTCAACAATGCAGTTTGACTTGGTGAATAACTAGTAAAAGAGTATCAGTCTCAGATACTATGCCACCAAGACCAACAGTCGAACAGAGACTGAATCAACGAATGCAAGAGCTGCTGttccaacttttttcaaacggAAACCAACACGTGTTGACTCGTGCCTCGggtgaattttgtttaattccCCGGAGACGTGTGGAACATAGCACACCCCATCATCTAGAGAGGGGAGGCGGGGCTCGTGCTTGGCTGGAGggtaaatttttcaaatcacgAGCGAGTTTTCAAAATCCTCGAAAACAACACCAAGCGGGTGTGTCGTGCTCAACTCCAGTctatctttatctttttttttgcaaaaccACAAAATTCAGCATTTATacattataattttataaataaaatcaaatggcGATCGTTGTGTAAATGAGTTTACTTTAACGtcttttagaaatttaattgaacaaataaataaagaataaatgcatcgattttttattttaacaatcGATTTGACTCGAAACAGGAAAAGAAAGTTTCATTTGATAATCGGTTATGTGTATTCAGTGGCGAAAATAGTGATTATATAACCAGTTGTTTCTCAGTCTCATTTTACCGCTTGTTCAAATTAATACTTGAACATCACAATATAAAAACGCCACTGGGTGTCGGCCTTCGAGATTTATGTGGGGCTGCGTGGGCCGGACCATCGGTTATTCGGTTGGTTGCCAAGTCAAAATTTGGTAAAATGGTTTCATCGGATAGTGGacattggaaaaaattatatCGCCGTCAAATACAGATTATAGttagattaaaattttaatatgcCCTTTCCCCTTTGGTATTTGGTCAATTTCGCACAGCTGttccgcattttaggcgtttcgtgtttcgctttcgcagtttagggacagCCAAGAACAAATGACAAACGACAGCCGCCTACGACGTTTGTAAACAAACAGTCtaaccagagctatagaatactggtacCGCCCATATGGCGAGCTCttccattgctttttttctctggaattGAAGCCTGCCCTGCTCCTTAGCTAAAAGCGCCACAGCGGGTGTGTGGAAAAATAGGGTATAGGTATGGTATAggaatggagggaaaagtggAGGAGTGGCAAGGAGCGAGATCGATATCTAAGCTCCGATTAGCTCCGATTTTCACTATCGGGTGCTAAAGTTGGCTTCAACCAGAGAACATTTCCGAGAGGAAGAGTTAACATGGCAGTGGCgctaccagtattctatagctctgacacaaaataaaagttataaaaTGAACACAAACACTAATAGATTTGAAAATCTGCTCAGACACGTAGTTTTATACGGAGAATTGAATAACAGATAAATGAAAACGAACAATAGCCCTGTTTACACGCGATAATTCTGCCCAATTTTTCAGCCAATCACAAACCGGCTGGAaccataaaaatttgaatttcgaccgaattaataaatgaataatatgaacaaaaacaccaacagatttgaaaatttgctcAGACACGTAGTTGAATACGGCGAATCGAAtagaagatgaaagaaaacgaacaaTAGCCCTGTTTACATGCGATAATTCTGCCCAATTTTGCAATCATAAACCGGCGGGAaccacaaaaatttgaattttgaccgaaaaataaatatataaaatgaagaaaaacatcaacaCACTTGAAAATTTGCCCGGACACGTAGTTTAATGCGGAGAatcgaattaaaaataaatgaaaacgaaaaattcccCAGTTTACACGCGATAATTCTGCCCAATTTGCAGCCAATCACAAAACGGCGGGAaccacaaaaatttgaatttttgaaagaattaataaattaataaatgaagGAAAACATCAACAGACTTGAAAATTTGCCCAGGCACGTTGTTTAATTCGGcgaatcgaataaagaataaacaaaaacgaaaagttCCCCAGTTTACACACGAGAATTCTGCCCAATTTCAGCCAATCACAGAACGGCTGAAACCCTCAGGGAAACAATAAACATTTTGGGGCCCATAACCACGGGATAGCCTTCAATCTTTCCCAAGGAAATCTCTCAGGGAAAAATTCGATACAATAACTTGAAATTTGAAGTCAATAACTCAATGGAGcagttggacatcctgcgttgccaggtctggaaatcaattttgtgtccaaaagggccaatcagcgtacagcctCTTTAAAACGCTGTACGCTCTGATTGGAGTAAGTGCCATTGATCatcctttgtgtgtgtttaagaatattctcttcttcttctgtcattGCTCTTGAAGggaattgaattctttttatgTGGGATTGGTTGTGATTATTTATGATAGTTTGAGACCAAGCAAATTTTGTAGGGGAAACCGCTATATGggaccaattaaaaaaaaattaaagttgctTTAAGTAGcaaaacaatttataaattttctcttttttgtataaaagttaaaggaaatttatttattcgaaCCCTGTAATtaactaaaattttttgaatgaacacatcttttttttttcggaaagAGTGCCTTGGGacacttcattttttttatttttaacgataATTAAGTCATGTATAAAATAAGCTGAGAAAGCCATTTTATGGAGAATTTTATTTACTATCCATAGTTTATGcacaatttgtttaaaatcaCAAGGATTGGCGGAGATATAGGAACGGCCGAAATAGGCCCCGACGAAAGAGGGCCGGCAAATAGGACCGGACGAAATAGGACCCAAtgaaataggcccactttaaaaataattttaaagcGGTCCTATTTCTCCGTCATAGTGGGCCTATTTCTCCCTTTAATTTCTAAGTTCCACAAAGAACtctgaaataatttcaaacaaaaaagatactTCCGCCGCCGTTTATATTCTTTGCCGTAGCTCAAACCACGATGAGAGAAATTCACACAttgccgtttcgtttttcacatgTTATAGGTAGCTGATTCCCGTCTTCTCCCCGTCCCCCCTCTACCGATGCCAATGCCCATTGCTTGGGTGAAGTAGGAAATGAGCATATTTTATGAAATAACTCTTACGgatttatttcaaacattttcataaacaattttatgttttttaaagcaatAAACGAAAATTACTTTTAAGTTTTGAGTTTAACGGGGCTGACGCGACGCGCTGctcaagccggccagaagggTGGTTGAGCGTTGCTGCACGCATTCATGGGAGAGGAGTGAGTGAAGGGGGTTTCGCTGGGCCATACCATACGCACCTacgaaaaaagggggtttacaataattttattttaaatactaAATCTATTCATAACTGCACCAAAATTGGGGCACTTAGAGAATAAAAGATTTCCTACCATTTAATAGTTTTTaacatcttttatttcaactaGAAAGTATATATAGATGggtaataaaatttaaaatcacgaTTTAAACGTGCTCTACAtgatatttttatcaaatattttaaacataaCTACATTATTATGGTAAAAACAGtgctcacgaaaaaaaaaactactaataatttgtttggggttAACCCCCTTTTTGGGCCCAATTTGACTATACTACCAGCCTTGAAAGGACAGACAGAATTGGACGAAGCCAATCTACACGTGTGTTCTTTTCACCGGCTTCCTATTTATCAACGAATTGAGTTTAAGATAGCTGTGCTTGTGTTTCGCTGTCTCATTGGTCTTGCTCCTCTGTATCTTACTGCATTGATTAGTATTCGTGATTCTGGTCGTGAGACACGTTCATCTTCTAAACTCCTTCTTCATTCTCCCCGAACCCGTACGAAAGGCTTTGGTGATCGTgccttctctgctgctgcaccTCGAATATGGAATTCTTTACCCCTTGAGTTGCGCTTGCTAGCCCTTTTTCCCTATTcttctcgtttctctctcacacaaTTCCGATGTCATCTAAAAACATTCTTGTTCCGAAATGCTTATGGAAACTAAGTGTCACATGTTTTCTGTTGGGAGCAATAGCGCCTTTGATCAGTCtatggaaaaggcgctatacaatatcaaattaaatacattattattattattattattacacagcTCAGAGAATTGCTTCCTACATTGTTCAGCCGAGTTGGAACTCATCCTTCGATTATCAACAAAGATATTTAATAGACTCTTGATGCCACTGATGGCCAATGGTGGTTTAAGTTGAATGATGCGTggagagaaacaagaaatgcTATACGGGTTAACTTGAATATTAGAGGGGACCGCTCTATAATCTTTCCATAAATTCatttgatgaaattgaaacattcTTGACGGAATCGTAAAATTTCCAAGTCCGATGGACGTTCAGATTGTTTCTTCATGGTGAGTTGTTTCAACTATCGTTCAGTTGCAAAGTccagttcaattttttttgccaCGAGCAATTCTTCCTGGTTTTCAAGATAGATATCTATTAATTGACTAGTAGTCATTGCATCAATGTCTAATTTTACTATTATGTTCAACAAATCTCTCAAAAGAGAATCACAGGCTTCGTATAGGAAGGGACTTGGAGGTTTGGAACCTTGTTAAAAATGGATCTACTTCGTTGGCCATTGCTGAGAAAAACTTTGGCGATTATAAAGGGATCACTTTTGAATGCGGTCTCTGAGTTCTTCCAACTTTGACTAGAGTTCTTCATTTTGGGGTTATTTTCCACAAATTTCTTAAGGTTTTTCAAAATCTcaagaaaacaagttgaagCCGATTTATTTTCTATCCAACGAGTCCGACAAAATTTTTGTGGGAAACAAGTAGAACCGGTCAGGTTCGTGTAGTCTGCACTGCGAGCTGGGCTATCTTTAAACTCATAGTATGCAGACGTTAAAATTTGGTTGACGTTCCACGTAGCTTAAGTGTTGTGCCCAGTTTGAAAGGCTCCATGTATGGCGAGCAGGACACAGCGCCCTAGTTCAAGTAAAGCTGCCGCCTCagagtcaagaaaaagaagatcgCCTTTAATTGACGCAAAAAAGCCCAATTTACTATAGGGCCATCCATTGACATTTGCAAAATCTTCGACATTGGAAGGGCAGACAGACCCTCTTTGAATTTGGTCAACAGGTCGCTGGCACTGGATTTTTGAAGAAACGCCGAATTGAATACTGTGTTACAACCTCTTCATTGTCTTCGTTCTTCATGTAATAACGTACAGCTAAATCCATTTGTCCACGTTGAGCAATAACTTTGTTTAACGATTCATCGAAGCATGTTACAAAGAGATCTGCTTTGGCCAAAACATCTTGAAGGTCTTCTCTAAAGAATGTTGCCGATCCGTAGTTGATTAGATAAGCCATTTTTGTTGAGGCAATCATCACATTCTTCGCAATTTCGCTGTCTGGGAACATATTGGCCAGGAGCTCTGCAGACCCATTTGCAGAGTTGAAAGAACTGTGGGATACCACAGTTTTCATTGCCCATAGTAACTCGGCCTTAGTAAGTTCGTCAGCGATAATAAAGGAGGGATTTCCAGATCCAGTTTCGTTGATTCGCGGAGGAGATTGAACTTCGATTCGTTCACTGGCTCTTGTCGAGGTAACGTGAGCGTCTTCTTGCTGTATAACGAACAATTGGGAAATCGGCTGCTGTTTTTTCTGAAGTTCTATGATGTTCTTGTGTTTTGTGCCATTCTCATTTCTAACGAGGGCACCTCTACCCATGTTGCTCAGACTGAATGTGGTGTTGCATGGATGACATGGATGACAACAGGCATTGTTCGAGTTCTTCCGATCTTCTCTTACCCATGTGAATGTTTGTGTTTAGTTCTTTTGAAAATAGCACACTTTTCCTGGCtttaccattaaaaaaaaccaaatactTTAGATTATGGTTGACTTTCATACATTAAACAAAAGAGGCCTGCCCTGATTCGcctaaaaacaacatttcccgtGAAAGACTCTGATAGTCATTTGACTTAAGTTACTACATTAGGATTACTAAGTTTAAAATACATACACGTGATGAGTAATCCGAAGAAATTAACTAGGAgccatgaaaacaaaaaaaaatgcaaatccAATGAACGGTTGCTACATATTcagttatttttcaaaaaacgacTAGACCTAAAGTGCACACCTCTTCTCTCCCACACTGCCACAAAAAAATAGTAGAGCGGATGTTTCAAATTATAGCAAAAAGTTATaacgacaatttttttccagggtGGATACAATAATCCATGACAATTCCATGATTTCAATGTCCAAAATTAAATCCCATTACAATTCCAGATTTCTCAGGTTTTCCAGAAAGGTGGGCCCCCTGgtatgataaaaaaattatttaaaaaaaaattacgggaaCATGTTCAAAACTGCAATAATCCATCTAGCCCCTGTCCCAAATAGCCCCGGTCTTCCCTAAGTGGTATTTTGCTGCTTGATTGTGTTATTTAATCCTATTTATACTAGTTTTGACTGAAGATGGCTGGAACGCTACGTTAACCTCAAAGAATCCTTGTTTGGCAATACCGAGACGGCAAGTGCCCGATTGACGGACATCTTCATTAACTGCAGGCTCGA
The window above is part of the Daphnia pulex isolate KAP4 chromosome 3, ASM2113471v1 genome. Proteins encoded here:
- the LOC124190536 gene encoding uncharacterized protein LOC124190536 — encoded protein: MDSNDNHVIQGLEALLGSEDLNEFSPVSHSKSFEEMRTRFKDSFSLDQSKDSGITFSNLSFRHLPSVNTSIQNQSMESGYSCELYDTPFSFKPAVNVSFDGCYIEDDFTLVTEDLASRFQDSRWSAKPKTGILSSAVSHGGDLKSKPNPSSALTIKEAYAMVKYTHVMRKCWDNICCIRKLRTELTQKPMDLELYPVEWNLICLLDAFKNETIELTKDLSDSKLASLLHEIQNSLELVYTNTGCNAKDWDMLKQLQKLTSNLFVALYSQCLLQNSMSTPAEDKFRSEKRFQIWNSLA